GCGGTTGGCTAGCGCTGCTCCATTGTAGGTTCTGCAATGCTTGCCCCTGGTTGTCGTACATCTCCAAGCGAACATCGTAACGCTGCCCGGCTTGCAAGCTAATCGGTGCCGAGTCAAAGACGGTGCGCTGGTCCCGCCACTCATTGATGATTTGCTGACCGTTGATCCATAAACGAGTGCCGTCATCAGTGGCGACGCGGAACGTATAGTCTTCGCTGTAGAGCGGCTGGATCTCTCCTTCCCAACGCACAGAAAAAGTATCTGAGCCGATCCCTGGGCCAGGCGACCCGCTCCCCCAATCGTAATTGACCGTTGCATCGGTACGTTGAAAGACCAACGCCGTGAAATTGGTATTGTTATAGTAGCTACCCAGCAGGCCGTTCCCCGTACCAATGCTGGGGCCGCCGTCATCGTCGAGGATGGTAACCGTTGCCGTACGTGGCTCGCCGAGGCTCGCTTCTCCGCGTGTTGCGATAGCGGTAATCGCAAAGAACTCGTTCTCCTCATCTTGCACATCGTTGATGAGGGGCACCTCGATAGTGGTCGAGGTCTGCCCAGGATAAAGAATCGCTAGTCCCGAGGTGGCTACGTAATCGCCGCCAGCCGTAGCGGTTCGATTCTCTGTGGAATACTGCAAAGCAACAGTTCCTTCGGAACCGCCTGTCCTCACCACAGGAATAAAAGCAGTCCCGGCGGCTTCGTCAAATGAGAACAGTGACCCACCCAGACCCAGAGTGCCCTGATTGAGGCTTGTTCCGAATTGCAAAAACCCGCCGCACTGCAAGAACTCGCTTTGCCATACCCCCGGCTGACAGCCGATCCCCTCGACGAACGAGCCGGTCGAAAACACGTCACTCGCTTCACTTTCGAAGAAGTTTCCGTCCAGGCGAATGCCGTCGATCCTTGCGTTCAAGTCGTTCCCAAACTGATCAATGTCACCATCGACCAACTCCACTTGGATTTGCGAAACGGAAACCGCCTCGGAATGTTGGTAGAAGAAGCTGTTATAGCCTGCAGCGAAGTAGTCTCCTCCGATATCATCAAAACTGGCCACGACGTTGCCATCAATGCGTAGGCGAAGGTCTTCGTTGCCGGTCTCACCTGCCGCGCGGACTTCGATAATCGAACCAAAGGTTCCGAACTGAAAGTAACCGTTGCAGTTGAGGAATTCGCTTCGCTGGTGACCAGGATTGCAGCCCGTGCCATCCCAGGAACCTGTGGACCAAACGTTCCAGGCTTCGGTCTCGAACTTCTGCCCTTCGATGATGACTCCATCGACTCGCAGGTCTTTGTCGACGCCTCCCTCAACTCCGTCGTTGAGGAAATCAACCCTGACCTGTCCAATTTCGACATCGGTTGGATGCGTGTAAGAGAAGGTGGCAAACGTCCCCGCATTGGCGTCGCCACCGACATTCGTCCAAGTCGCTACCGGGACGTTATCGATCTGCAACTGAGCCGTTTCAGTTCCGGTAGTCCCCGCCAAAAGAACCTCGATGGTCGTCGCCGCTAGCATTTTGCGGCTCTCGAGGGTTTCAAACCGGAGCTTACGCCTTGTGTGATTATGTAAAGTCATGGCAACTCCTCGAAAATCTGTCTCCCCAGCCGACGGGCACCTGTTTACCGGCAGATTGTTAATTTAGGTATTCTGGAGAAGTCTACCGGAGCCTACTTAAGCCACGCAATAACTTGCTCACCAAATATGTAGGAAAAGTGAGGGTGCGATGGAGATGGCGGGCTGGGAAATGTTTTCAGGCTGTGAGTCTCAGCGAAGCATGGCAAACGCTCAGCAAGTTAAAAGTCTTGCGTTGGTAAAGAGTTACGTTTGCTTTTTCAGTTCTATAGCGCACTCTTACACGGCTTGAAAACGGACTGGACACACCCTCAAGCCTCTTACCGTGCCACTGAAGCCTCAGCGGCAACCTTCCCCCCTCCCGAGGTCCGAAAGGAACGTGCGTATGATTAGAATCCTCTTTGCCATGATGGTGGCTGTCGGCCTCGCTGTGACCAGCGGCTGCGGCTGTTGCTCAAACCTGTTCGGCTCACGAACGACTGCTGCGAGACCAATCATGGCCCCAGCAGGTCCCGTCTGTGCTCCCTCGTGTAATAGCTGCGACGCCTGTAGCGGCGGTGCCTCGTATGGCCAACCCTATTCCGGAACCGTATTGCCAGCGGGTCCCACCGAAGGCTATCCGGTGATGATGCCTCCGGGGTAGCTATCGTCGCGATTCGCGAAGCGAATCTCGACTATCTCATGCCTGACATTCAGGACACCAATAGGTCGACCTTCCCAGGTCGCCTTGCCTTTGCATTTGAATCGTTGCTCCGCACTTCGGGCAGGGGTTACCGCTACGGTTATAAACCCACTGGCGGTCGCCCCCCTCGAAGCGTGTCTTACGAGGATGCCCTTCAAGATTTCTCAGCATGAGTTTCTGAGCCCGTGTGAGCAATTGCTGTAGTCGCGAATCAGGGATTTCCCCGACCCGCTGGAACGGATTCAGACGCTCTAGGAAGAGGGTCTCCGACTTATAAACGTTACCGATACCGCTCACCAGCGTCTGATCCATCACGGCTTCGCCAATGGTGAGATCGTCACGTTTGCGAAGGCGTTGAATCGCCTTTTCTAGCTCAAAACCTGGGTCCAACAAATCAGACCCCAAGCGGCTCAAGTGGCGATGTCTGCGCAGCTCATCCGTCGTCAGCAACTCCAGTAACTTTGGTGTGAAACAAACGACCGACCAGTCCGCCATCTGCAGTTCTAAAGAAGCGAACGGGCGGCCCTTTTGCCACGGCTCGCCAATGCGATAGACGTGCCACGAGCCGGTCATTCCCATGTGCGAGTGGATGACATCTCTGCTAGATAGATGCATTAACAGATGCTTACCGCGGGCTTCGACGCGTTCGCAAGATTGGCCAACCAATCTTGCTGGAGAGAGCGGCTGCTCAAATCTGGAATTATGACAGAGTGCGGCGTCGATGGTTTCGCCCTCCATCGCCTTGCGGAGGTTCGCCGCCGATCGGTAAATCGTATCCCCTTCAGGCATCGCGAGTCTCATAAATTTCCGCGGTCTCATCAAGCAGACGGCCACGCAAGCGACGCTTCGGTTCCGAACGCCCGGTCACCCTCGGGTCCGGACCCCGATGCTGCAAGCCGCTATGGGTGGCGTGAAAGCCGTGCTTCAACAGGACCTTCGCGAGTGACGAATCACTCGGTGCATCTCCGTCAATCTTGGCAATCAAGATCGGCCGTTCTGCTGCCAAGTGTTCCAGCGTTTGGGCAAGCCGTTGATGCCGACTTTCCCTGATGTTCGGATCGTCGACCGCGAAGGTGATGATGCTTCCCGCCCGCAGATTCAAAACACTCAAGATCTGTCCACCGTCAAGCACGACTTGCGAGCCGGTTGTGCGTTGAGGCTGGGTCTCAGCCGAGGTGGTCTCCGGCCACTTGAGCATCGCTCCGTAAGCGTTAGCCGGGTCCACTGCAGAGAGAACGAAGGGAAGAAGTTGCCCGTCGCTCGCGTCTTCGCCGCGAGTGTCGGCTTTCTTCTGTCGAATCAGATCGTCAGCCCCCGGTGAGGCGAACTGTGCCCCGCCGAGCCCTTCAACGAAGTAGCCCCGGCGGACCCGACCCGAATCTTCCATCGCGCGGAGGATCGGATAGAGTGCCGAAAACCCGCCATCGACTGACTCGCGATCAATCGAGGGTCGCGTGAGAATTCCGTGACGGCGGATCAGCAGTTCGGTCAGTGCCGTCTGACGCTCGGTGGGGCTTGGCGATGACTCGCCTTCGACATAGCGTAGCAGCGACCAGCGACCTTCCGATCCTGGCAATTGCGACTGGCGCCGCGAACGGAACCGATTCCGGCTGCGCTCCCGTCGGCGACCGCCTTGCTTCTCTTTCTTTCCACGGCAGAGAGAACGAAGCGGAGCCATCGTATCATTCGTCAAATACCCAGCCCACACGAGCGTCCACAGCGAAGCCAAGACATCATTGCGGAAACCGCCGAGATGGCGGGCGATTTCATCGAAGAATAAGGCGCCTCGCTGTGTGAGCAACTCGAGAATCTGCTTGGTCGCTTCCTCTTCTTCATCAAGAACGGTTGGGCGGGGAGCGAGCAATGGAACATTGTCTGCTAAGTAAAGTGCAATCCGCCCATCGCGCGGGCCGACGCTTTCCAGCCCACGCCAGACGATCTCTCCGGCGTTGAACAGCTCATCCAAGTCGCTCGGTTGATACTCGGCGATTCGTGCTGGCAGGATGGTCGTTTCCAGCTCCGAGGCGGGCAGGGGAGCGGCTTGCAACTGCTCAATCACGTCGAGCAAACCATCCAGTCCTTTCCGCGGACGTGTCACCCCCTGCCAGACAGGTAAGAACCGCGCGAGTTGCTCCGCGGCAACCGGCTCGACCTGCTTGCGCAGCTTAGCCAGTGACTTCCGCTTGATTTGCCGCAGCACGCCGGTGTCGCACCATTCGCGACCCGTGCCGCCGGGCAGGAACTCGCCGGAGACGACGCGATCGCGCTCGGCCAGCTTCTCCAAGGCAAGCTTGGCGGCTGCTTCACTGATTCCCAGTCGGGCGGCAACGTCGGGCAGCCGGAATGGGCCGTGTGTTCGAGCATAGCGCGAAACCAGGTCCGTGAGCGGGTCTTCGCCTGAGGCGAGAAATGCTTCCGGGAGCCCCGGTGGCGGGACAACGCCTAACCCATCGCGGAGGCGCGAAGCATCTTCAGCCGCGGCGAGGCGTAGCTCGCCGGCTATTTTGACTTTGATGATTCGGCGTGAAGCGAGTAGCTCTTCGACCCATCCAGTTGCATCATTGGTGGAGCTACCGGGGCTAAGCCGACAAGCGACTTCTTCC
The Lacipirellulaceae bacterium genome window above contains:
- a CDS encoding DNA-formamidopyrimidine glycosylase family protein — protein: MRLAMPEGDTIYRSAANLRKAMEGETIDAALCHNSRFEQPLSPARLVGQSCERVEARGKHLLMHLSSRDVIHSHMGMTGSWHVYRIGEPWQKGRPFASLELQMADWSVVCFTPKLLELLTTDELRRHRHLSRLGSDLLDPGFELEKAIQRLRKRDDLTIGEAVMDQTLVSGIGNVYKSETLFLERLNPFQRVGEIPDSRLQQLLTRAQKLMLRNLEGHPRKTRFEGGDRQWVYNRSGNPCPKCGATIQMQRQGDLGRSTYWCPECQA